The sequence below is a genomic window from Cohaesibacter gelatinilyticus.
ATCAGAGCACGCGCAATACAGACCCGTTGCGCCTGCCCCAAAGACAATTGCGGTGGCTTGCGCGTGATCAGCTCTTCCGATAATTCCACCTCCTGCAAGGCAGAGCGCAATCTTGTCTGCTGCTCGGACTTACTCAATCTGGCGCTATAAAGCCCTTCCAGAATGGCATCGCCCACCCTTTGATGCGGGTTCAGTGCTGCAGTCGGGTTTTGCATCACCCAGCTTACTCCCGGCAGGCCAAGATAGTTCTGCCCCGGCTGATAGATATGCTCCACGCCATCATCAGACAGACCATGATGAATGCTGCCCTCGGCCATCGGCATCATGCCTTGCAGGCTTTTCAGCAAGGTGGTTTTGCCGGAACCACTTTCACCAATGATGCAAAGGCACTCACCAGAGCCAAGGTTGAAATTGATATCATCCAGCAACCGCGTCTCATGGGCGTCGACGCAGAGAGATTTTACTGTCAGCATACTTCTGCCCCCTCCAGAGATTGGCCCTCATGCGACCAATAACGATTGGAAACCAGCAGCTTGCCATAGTCCGAGCTTGGCGCTTCCATTAGCTTTGCAGTCGAGCCGAATTCTTCAATCTTTCCAGCACTCAGGATCGCCAGGCGATTGGCAAAGCGAGCTGCCAAGGCCAGATCATGGGTCACGATCAGCGTGGCTATGTCATGCTCTTTGGCATGGGCCATGACACGGGTTATGGTCTGCGCTGCGATCAACGGATCCAGAGCCGAGGTTGGCTCATCCAGGATCAGCAATTTCGGTCGGGCCAGCAAGGCAAAGGCAATCAGCAAACGCTGTTGCATGCCCTGGCTCCATTCATGGGGATAGCATTTACCAAAGTCTGGCAGGCCAAGGGAGCCGAGAAGTTCAGACTGTTCTTCCTTGCTCATATCGCCACGATTGGCACAACGCACCGCCTGCTTCCATTGCACGGTCAGACGCTTGAGTGGATCAAGACCGGCTTGCGGATTTTGCGGCACGAAGGCAAAGCCCCGATCAGCCGAACGAACCGAGCGATCATTGACAAGTTGGATCATTTGATCAGCAAAGATCATCTGCCCGCTCGTTGGTTTGGCTGGCTTATAAAGCCCCATGATGCAACGAAGAAGGCATGACTTCCCTGCCCCTGATCCCCCGACGATGGCAACACATTCGCCATGCTGCACATCCAGCGAGATGTCTGATAGGACAATCTGTCCGCCAATATTGGCGGACAGATTGCTTACGCTCAGAAGACTTGAGTTAGTCTTTGACAAGATCCAGCTCCGGAGATGCGAGATAGGTCTCGGCTGGATGAATGCGATAACCTTTCACCTTGCCGTTGCCGACAGAAACCTGGGTTTTGTGGAACAGTGGAATGATCGGCAGATCATCATTGATGATGGCCTGAGCCTCATCATAATAAGGCTTGGCTTTCACCGGATCGAACTCGGCCCGAGCCTTTGCCAGCAATTCATCCATCTTGGCGTTGGAATAGCCGGAATAGTTATAGCCAGCACCGGTCTGAACCAGAGTGCTTGGGAAATAATCTGGATGGCCCTGAGGCGCGGTACCCCAAGCCTGAAGGTTCATCTGGATCTCGCCAGCTTTCAGTGCATCATTATTGGCACCGAATTCGCCGATGGCGATTTCAACGTTGAGGCCCAACTGTGACAGCATATGCTGGCTGATTTCCAGGGTTGGACGCAAGGCTGCGCGGCCTTCGTAGGTGCGCATCTTGATGGTGATATCCTTGCCATCCAGCTCACGAATGCCATTACCATCACTGTCCTTGATGCCAGCGTCATCCAGAAGCTTTTTCGCTTTCGCAACATCATAAGGCAGTTTGACATCGCCATTAACCCAAGACTTCATATTGGCCGGGAAAATGGAATTGGAGGCACTGCCACCGACGCCAGCAAGGGCAGCTTCGGCAATCACGTTACGATCCAAACCAAGAGAAATGGCCTGACGTAGAGCCTTGTTTGATAACACACCGTCGGCAACCCGTGGCATGAAGAAGAAGAGGCGCAGGGTCTCGCCGGAGAATCTCTGACCCTCATCCTTTTTCGTCAGCTCGGCAAATTCCGGCTCGGAATAGTTGGTCACCAGATCGATATCACCCGCTTTCAAGGCTAGCGCAGCGACGGAAGCGTCGCTGATCTTGTCCAGCTTGATGCCATCCAGCTTCGGCTTGCCACCCCAATAGTCAGCAAAGGCACGGGTCACATATTGCTTGTTGGCCTCGGCTGAGACAAAGACAAAAGGACCCGTACCAATGATTGGCATGTCCTTGGTGCCTTCTTTCAAAACCGCCGCAGATGGCTCTGTCAGGGACCAAAGGAAAGCAGCATTTGGCTTCTCGGTCACGAAATGCACGGTCTTGTCATCGATAACCTTGATTTCCTTGATGCCAAGCAACTTCCAAAGACGCGCGTTATGAGCGGAATGATCCTTTTCATTGAGCTTGTCGAAGGATGCCTTCACATCCTTGGCAGTCATGACGCTACCGTCATGGAATTTCACATTGTCACGCAGCACCACTTTCCATTCGGTAGGCGAAACATTTTCATAAGACTGCGCCAGACGTGGATATTGCTGCATGTCATAAGACAGGCCAATCAGGGTTTCAGACACACCAGCCCGGTTGCTCAGCCAACCGTTCTGGCGCGCACGTGGATCTGGAACCGAACTGGTAGGGCCAAAGGGGTAGCCAATGCGCAGGATTTTCTCGCCCGCTTGGGCAGCATCCGTCAGCAAAGTGGAAGAGGCAGTGAGTGAGAGGAAACCACAAGTGGCAAGCGCAAGAAGCGAGCGGCCGGAAACGATGTGTTTCAACGCATTACTCCGTAAATTGGTTGGAAGAAGACGAAAATTAGAAACGTTACGTTATAACATAACAAATATGAGGAGCCAGTACTTCTTTTCCTTTTCCCGGTTCAATGCCAGCAAACAAGGAAAGGCATACAGGATCTGATGCAGCCACGCACAGCCAAAGGCAAGACATGACGGAAGAACAACCTCTGTTAAATCAGAGATTTAAACCTCAGATCGACAGCCATGAAGCCGGGAAAAGATCTTTTGAGAAGGCAAACAAAACCACAAGCGACACGCTCGCATCCCTTTGTTTGCAAAAGGGGATAAACCATCAAATTGCTCCTTCTACGGACAACCCCGTCCGATAGTATCTGGGCCCTCGATGGCAGGTCTCCTGACTTGCGGATTAATGCATCCTCACCTTCCCAAGCTAGAAGCTCAGTGGTCCTTGGAGGATACCTGAACGCACACTCAAAATGTGTAGACCAAACACATTTTGAGTGTGCGTTCTTGCCGCTTACAGTTGCGGGGGCAGTCACGGAATTGGCGCCTAATGGCTACACCGCACCGTGTTCCCTTTTCATGCTGATTGTCCGATAGACGTTCAGCAACCATCAAGGCGATGATGGCTCCATCATCACGGGAAATCAATGGTCATTTTCGCTTATGGTCAGATTGCCACAAAACCGAAGGCTCCGCACGCCCGCTTGTTCCACCGCAAGCATGCAGAGCTTGTTCATTTCAGATCTAGATTTGGATATTTGCAATCAGTCAGATTTTCTCTCTGACTTATGGGGTATCGCACGCAAAGTTGCTGCGCCCAGCGCAGACTTCAGCACACCGCCCACAAGGAAAGGTGTGACACCAACAGCCATGGCCTTTTCAACACCAATGGAAAGCGAAAGCCAAAACGCACCCAAAGTCAGACACAGCACCGTACCGATAAGCATGGCAATGAAGGCCAAAATCACATTCCGACCATTCCAGCCACGCTGAACAAGCCAGCCAACAAGCATTCCGCAGATAGGAAATGCAAAAAGATATCCTGCAGTTGGTCCGGCGAAATGGGCAAGACTCCCCGCACCTCCAGCCAAGACAGGCAACCCGGCTGCGCCTTCCATGAGCCAGGCAATAATGGTAATGCCTCCCATACGCCAACCATAGAGTGCACCGACAAGCATCACCCCATAGGTTTGCATGGTCATTGGGACAGGATACATGGGAACTTCGATCCGGGACATCAGTGCCAAAAACATGGTTCCAAAGACAACTGCTGCTATCTTCCAAAGAAGAGAACGATTTTCGAGATTGAGAGGGCTGAGGACAGATCCAGCCGCGCTGAGATTTGCGTCAATCATTGGCTTTTCCTTAAATTATAGATAAAATTTACCTCTATCGATAATTATCCTCTACAAATTCGACCATATTGCAAGGGATTATGAGCCAATTTTCAAAATTATCTCTAATTATTCAAATTTATTGCGCAAATTATCTATATATCTATAAATTCAGTTTAATTTTATCTATAATTTTGACCTTCAGATCTTTATTCTATGCCCTGGATATCGCACATGTCTGGCCAACAATTGTACTGCATGATCAATATCGCGATTGCGCAGGGCATTCAGGATGGCATGATGTTCCCTATTGGTTGGCATGCCCCATTCCGTGCGCCAGCCTGCAAACAAAAACCGGGCACTCGTCAAATACAGATCATCGATAGTCTGTAATAGCCTCGGCATGCCACATGGCTTCAGAAGGACACGATGAAACCGCCGGTTTGCTTCTTCCCAACTCTGGACATCTCTGGCATTATCCCCGTCCAATATGGCTTTTTCCGCAGCATCTATAATGGCTTGAGTGAAGTGAGGAGCAGCATGACGCAAGGCCAGAGCTTCAAGCGATGCCCGCATCTCGGCCACCTCACGCACATCGTCAGCGGTAAAACCCGAAACCCTCACCCCACGACGGGGCTCACTTTTTGCCAAACCCCGTTGCTCGAGCCGTCTGAAGGCCTCTCGCACAGGCACATGGCTTGCACCAAATTCTTCAGCAATGTGATCTTGCAGGAGTTTGGTACCAGGTTCAATTTTGCCTGATATGATCCGGCTGGCCAGTTCACGGCAAATTTTGTCGGCGAGGGGTTCTGATTTGGTGGTCATGATATTTTATAGATAATATGGATTCTGACTGATGTCGACAAGCGATTTACGACCAACCACAAGAAGGCTCGGGTCTGATAAATCTGCTATACGCCACTATTGGACCGCTCCCATAACGTCTCGACAAGAATTCCTGCCTGATTTTCGATTATTGCCGCCGCATCAAGAACCTGAGATTCGTACAAAGCCCTGCCAATCAATTGCACCCCAACCGGATGACCATTTGACAGGCCTGCCGGAACAGCGGCAGCCGGCAGCCCCAGATAATTGACGATACCGATGAAGCGTGCACTATCCTGATAGAATGCCCGACTTTGCTCCTCACTTTCTATATCGCCTCGTGGTGAGGGCGCATCCTGCGCAACAAGAGGCGTGAGAACGAGCGGATAATCTTCCATGAAAGTGCACCAGACACGAAGATGGTGGAGACGCTTTCCAAAGGCAGCCATATAGTCAGGAAGGTCAAGCATCCGACCATAAGTGTCGCAGAAAGACAGCGATGTCTTGAAATCCTTCCCCCCCATGGACAGCATATCATCGCGCATGGCAACACATAGCTCGGTATAGAGAATATCCCACCAGTTTTGCCAGCATGGATCAAGGTCGGGCAACGTCACCTCTTCCACCTCATAGCCTGCATTGTCCAGCCAGTCAGCAGCTTGCCGGATGATGCCCATGACAGCTGCAGAGGCCATCACACTGCCTGGAACCTTGGCAACAGCAACTCTGACAGGATTTGCACCAATATTTTTGACATCCAAATCTGAAGCCGATGCAACAGACCATGGATCACGGATATCGAAGCCACTGATCACATCCAGAAACAATCTGGCATCTGCGACATTGCGTGCCATTGGCCCTTGTGACGAGAAGAGCTGCATGCCAATGGGCCGATTATCCGGAGCGCTGGCATTATGATGAGCCACACGCCCCAGACCTGGTTTGATCGCAACCACGCCATTGAAATGCGCCGGATAGCGCAAGGATCCGCCTATATCATTACCATGGGCCAATGTCCCAATACCTGAAGCGAGAGCCGCCCCGGCACCACCGGACGATCCTCCACAGGTGATTGCCTCATCCCATGGATTGAGAGTCAGGCCATAAAGGGGATTGTCAGTAAAAGCCCGCATCGAAAATTCGGGCGTATTTGTCAGGCCAATACAAACTGCACCTGCATCATACAGCCTTTTGACAACGGGAGCATCAAGCCACGCAATATTATCGGCGAGCGCTGCGACACCCGATGAGTTTGGCAAACCCGCAATATCAATATTATGTTTGAGAGTAACAGGCACCCCATGCAAGGGGCCCGGCTCGACACCACAAGCAAGCGCCTCGTCCGATGCCTTGGCCTGCTTGATGGCATGATCACCCAGATCAATCGTGATGGCATTGATAGAAGGATTGGTTCGCCGCATATGGTCAAGCTGAGCCTGAACAACCTCCAGCACAGAAACACGATGCTCACGAACCGCATCACGGGTTTCCAATGCACTCCATTGCCAGATCGGCTTCGACATAGATGGGTCTTCCTGTCCTGTTCAGCTGTTGCGGCAAACATAAACAGACAGCACTCATGGAAACCAGCACAGAGACCCAAAGTCCACAATGCAAATATGGTGGAAGATATCAGCTCTGCACGCTCACCCAGAGGGTCAAAAGCATGCAAAGCCGAATATTCCCAATCAAAGCCCGACAAGAAGACTTGGCAACCAGGTAGTGGTTTCGGGGAAGAGGATAATGACCAGCAGAACAAGGCCCTGCGCCACCACAAAGGGCAGAACACCCTTGTACATATGGCCATAGGTCATCGATTTGGGAGCAATGGCCCGCAAATAGAAGATGGACGGCGCCATTGGCGGGGTCAGATAGGATGTCTGGATCACGACCAGAACCATCATGGCAAACCAGACCGGATCAATACTTGTTGCATTGATCACCGGGGTGAAGATTGGAATGAAGATCAGTACGATCGACACCCAATCGAGAATAAACCCGGCCACAAAGACCACCAGCAGGAAGAAGATGATCACGCCTGCATCGCCAAAGCCGATGACACCCACCATATCGCGCACCATGCTGCCGCCCCCATGAACCGCAAAGATGCTGGTAAACATGGTGCCGCCCGTCACGATCAGCATGATCATGGCGGTGATCTTCAAGGTTACGATCAAGGTGCCTTTGAGCATTTCAAGGTTCAATTCCTTGAAGCTGGCAGCCAGCACCAGAGTACCCGCCGCCCCAACGGCCGCAGCCTCG
It includes:
- a CDS encoding ABC transporter ATP-binding protein, with amino-acid sequence MLTVKSLCVDAHETRLLDDINFNLGSGECLCIIGESGSGKTTLLKSLQGMMPMAEGSIHHGLSDDGVEHIYQPGQNYLGLPGVSWVMQNPTAALNPHQRVGDAILEGLYSARLSKSEQQTRLRSALQEVELSEELITRKPPQLSLGQAQRVCIARALISRPNMIIFDEPLSALDAVVQKQIARVIDDIRQAHGLSYLFVTHDLGFARAYADQILLLRNGKMEACQRADDFFANPASAYGAELIDAAAILGALEQPAELSEEIPRLEAGQ
- a CDS encoding ATP-binding cassette domain-containing protein translates to MSKTNSSLLSVSNLSANIGGQIVLSDISLDVQHGECVAIVGGSGAGKSCLLRCIMGLYKPAKPTSGQMIFADQMIQLVNDRSVRSADRGFAFVPQNPQAGLDPLKRLTVQWKQAVRCANRGDMSKEEQSELLGSLGLPDFGKCYPHEWSQGMQQRLLIAFALLARPKLLILDEPTSALDPLIAAQTITRVMAHAKEHDIATLIVTHDLALAARFANRLAILSAGKIEEFGSTAKLMEAPSSDYGKLLVSNRYWSHEGQSLEGAEVC
- a CDS encoding ABC transporter substrate-binding protein, whose translation is MKHIVSGRSLLALATCGFLSLTASSTLLTDAAQAGEKILRIGYPFGPTSSVPDPRARQNGWLSNRAGVSETLIGLSYDMQQYPRLAQSYENVSPTEWKVVLRDNVKFHDGSVMTAKDVKASFDKLNEKDHSAHNARLWKLLGIKEIKVIDDKTVHFVTEKPNAAFLWSLTEPSAAVLKEGTKDMPIIGTGPFVFVSAEANKQYVTRAFADYWGGKPKLDGIKLDKISDASVAALALKAGDIDLVTNYSEPEFAELTKKDEGQRFSGETLRLFFFMPRVADGVLSNKALRQAISLGLDRNVIAEAALAGVGGSASNSIFPANMKSWVNGDVKLPYDVAKAKKLLDDAGIKDSDGNGIRELDGKDITIKMRTYEGRAALRPTLEISQHMLSQLGLNVEIAIGEFGANNDALKAGEIQMNLQAWGTAPQGHPDYFPSTLVQTGAGYNYSGYSNAKMDELLAKARAEFDPVKAKPYYDEAQAIINDDLPIIPLFHKTQVSVGNGKVKGYRIHPAETYLASPELDLVKD
- a CDS encoding biotin transporter BioY, producing MIDANLSAAGSVLSPLNLENRSLLWKIAAVVFGTMFLALMSRIEVPMYPVPMTMQTYGVMLVGALYGWRMGGITIIAWLMEGAAGLPVLAGGAGSLAHFAGPTAGYLFAFPICGMLVGWLVQRGWNGRNVILAFIAMLIGTVLCLTLGAFWLSLSIGVEKAMAVGVTPFLVGGVLKSALGAATLRAIPHKSERKSD
- a CDS encoding GntR family transcriptional regulator, which codes for MTTKSEPLADKICRELASRIISGKIEPGTKLLQDHIAEEFGASHVPVREAFRRLEQRGLAKSEPRRGVRVSGFTADDVREVAEMRASLEALALRHAAPHFTQAIIDAAEKAILDGDNARDVQSWEEANRRFHRVLLKPCGMPRLLQTIDDLYLTSARFLFAGWRTEWGMPTNREHHAILNALRNRDIDHAVQLLARHVRYPGHRIKI
- a CDS encoding amidase; this translates as MSKPIWQWSALETRDAVREHRVSVLEVVQAQLDHMRRTNPSINAITIDLGDHAIKQAKASDEALACGVEPGPLHGVPVTLKHNIDIAGLPNSSGVAALADNIAWLDAPVVKRLYDAGAVCIGLTNTPEFSMRAFTDNPLYGLTLNPWDEAITCGGSSGGAGAALASGIGTLAHGNDIGGSLRYPAHFNGVVAIKPGLGRVAHHNASAPDNRPIGMQLFSSQGPMARNVADARLFLDVISGFDIRDPWSVASASDLDVKNIGANPVRVAVAKVPGSVMASAAVMGIIRQAADWLDNAGYEVEEVTLPDLDPCWQNWWDILYTELCVAMRDDMLSMGGKDFKTSLSFCDTYGRMLDLPDYMAAFGKRLHHLRVWCTFMEDYPLVLTPLVAQDAPSPRGDIESEEQSRAFYQDSARFIGIVNYLGLPAAAVPAGLSNGHPVGVQLIGRALYESQVLDAAAIIENQAGILVETLWERSNSGV